A region of Thermobifida halotolerans DNA encodes the following proteins:
- the dpdE gene encoding protein DpdE, giving the protein MSTGLRVGNIVVCPKSPGMGRIGEVEQGRVRVDFFESVADPAAESMWVPSSTCNHVQLAPETRVYWHNPDTGTWLAGRIRGTKGNGDEYFVRFPNVPYDFPVPEEQLRVRWDRPVRNPVTILTAGGNESPYYRNARLSMLSDLINQRAASASTFSLLSSAVELYPHQLNAVLRVLSDPVRRYLLADEVGLGKTIEAGLVVRQTLIDNPESRIVILAPETLRRQWVRELREKFFIDDFPDAQVRVAAHEQPERWTSYHGCDLVVVDEAHQLVQVSGPDESPYQQLCGLAHSAPSLLLLSATPVTSHYTTHLGLLHLLDPELYRWTDQEAFRYRHQLRARLADSVYGLDSEYTYLLPSSIEELRGLLPAEDRRFAELSEQILELLDENDELREDVDAKELAYRVEALRGHISEAYRLHRRIIRNRRAKVLASQESEESLPYEVLGRQAPEPLLLDSAVLDTAAHEATTTAVLDWRSRIHDALLDSDAGEEEQLPYALVLAVLTSRSGVLADDLLAALRWRIHQDESTAETAGLTPRERELLAAPPVLPVERTVLADLQERLAGAEDTEALNSVIDLMLPVFKRHPRVVVFCGPGALASKLTDCLRSRFQRALFCEHTYRVGAAKMEEELDTWRTFNGKKSRAAVLVADNSAEDGLNLQLADAVIHLRLPWSPNQFEQRMGRVDRYRSADSLHRTGPAGQYWLSRGSGGDESFVGAWGGLLRDGYRIFEESVSTLQDAIAEGLTEVWKNALTNGREGFTADVQRVRAQLTTAREEITKMDMLESIHDTSLGGRDIAELLDSYEQRWRDTQWAVLNYTSNSGGGIGLQRRTRRLNSVERVEFDVFSAQPLIDPRSWRRLRLRVSKEMASGTFNRSAALRSPGTRLFRRGNPLIDELASVVFSDDRGQVAAFRRVDPSLAGPPEPYFGFLYLVEADIEEALEIVGDSTAAQALRRHVDSILPPFTLTVWLSGDSKTPVTDPRLLDWLNLPYDKKRRDQNYNNTRIAELIELFNGWDTYRLAAESAEEAARRRLVDITDIDQRCAEAQHQARQQLAIARAQAEARKAAGRLVGDAESYLTDVGVAEALIEGLSKPVTRVVSASCLVRVGLEKGRA; this is encoded by the coding sequence GTGTCAACTGGTCTTCGCGTTGGAAATATCGTTGTATGTCCGAAAAGTCCTGGCATGGGACGAATCGGCGAGGTAGAGCAGGGGCGGGTGCGTGTCGACTTCTTCGAGTCGGTCGCCGATCCTGCAGCCGAATCCATGTGGGTCCCATCATCCACCTGCAACCACGTGCAACTCGCTCCTGAGACCCGTGTCTACTGGCACAATCCTGATACTGGAACGTGGCTGGCAGGCCGGATCAGAGGAACCAAGGGCAACGGCGACGAGTACTTCGTACGATTTCCCAACGTCCCATACGACTTTCCTGTCCCTGAAGAGCAGTTGCGGGTGCGTTGGGACCGGCCAGTACGCAACCCCGTCACCATCCTCACAGCCGGAGGGAACGAATCCCCCTACTACCGCAACGCGCGCCTGTCGATGCTGAGTGACCTGATCAACCAACGGGCAGCCAGCGCGAGCACCTTTTCCCTGCTCTCCTCTGCTGTCGAACTCTATCCTCACCAACTCAACGCTGTGCTGCGTGTCCTCTCCGATCCGGTACGCCGCTATCTGCTCGCTGACGAAGTAGGCCTCGGCAAGACCATCGAGGCGGGGCTTGTCGTCCGGCAGACCCTCATCGACAATCCGGAATCCCGCATCGTCATTCTTGCTCCCGAGACACTACGCCGCCAGTGGGTCCGGGAGTTGCGGGAGAAATTCTTCATCGACGATTTTCCCGACGCCCAAGTGCGGGTGGCCGCACACGAGCAGCCAGAGCGGTGGACCTCCTACCACGGGTGCGACCTGGTCGTTGTTGACGAAGCACACCAACTGGTCCAGGTCAGTGGCCCTGATGAGAGTCCTTACCAACAGTTGTGCGGGCTTGCCCATTCGGCCCCGAGCCTGCTGCTGCTTTCTGCGACTCCTGTCACTTCTCACTACACCACGCACCTGGGACTACTGCACCTTCTGGATCCGGAGTTGTACCGGTGGACGGACCAGGAGGCTTTCCGTTACCGACACCAACTGCGCGCCCGACTCGCCGACAGTGTCTACGGTCTCGACAGCGAGTACACCTACCTGCTGCCCTCCTCCATCGAGGAACTCCGAGGCCTACTCCCTGCGGAAGACAGAAGATTCGCCGAACTGAGCGAACAGATACTGGAACTGCTCGACGAGAACGACGAACTTCGGGAGGACGTGGATGCCAAGGAGTTGGCCTACCGGGTGGAGGCGCTACGCGGCCACATCAGCGAGGCCTACCGACTCCACCGGAGAATCATCCGCAACCGCCGTGCCAAAGTTCTCGCCAGCCAGGAGTCGGAGGAATCTCTCCCCTACGAAGTGCTTGGGCGGCAGGCTCCCGAGCCACTGCTTCTAGACTCGGCGGTCCTGGACACGGCGGCCCACGAGGCGACGACGACCGCAGTGCTCGACTGGCGCAGCAGGATCCATGACGCATTGCTGGACTCGGACGCAGGCGAAGAAGAGCAACTCCCCTACGCTCTGGTACTCGCTGTTCTCACCTCACGATCGGGTGTCCTCGCCGATGACCTGCTGGCCGCGCTGCGTTGGCGGATTCACCAGGACGAGAGTACGGCGGAAACCGCCGGGCTGACCCCGCGCGAACGGGAACTCCTGGCCGCTCCCCCCGTTCTGCCCGTGGAGCGTACGGTGCTAGCCGACCTCCAGGAACGGTTGGCAGGTGCGGAGGACACCGAAGCCCTCAATTCCGTCATTGACCTCATGCTCCCGGTATTCAAGCGACACCCGCGTGTTGTGGTCTTCTGCGGTCCAGGAGCCCTGGCCTCAAAATTGACCGACTGTCTACGCAGCCGCTTCCAGAGAGCACTCTTCTGCGAGCACACATACCGTGTCGGAGCCGCCAAGATGGAAGAAGAGCTCGATACCTGGCGCACATTCAACGGAAAGAAATCGAGAGCTGCCGTCCTGGTGGCTGACAACTCCGCCGAGGACGGTCTTAACCTGCAACTGGCAGACGCCGTCATCCACTTGCGTCTTCCCTGGTCCCCCAACCAGTTCGAGCAGCGCATGGGGCGTGTGGACCGCTACCGGAGCGCAGACTCGCTCCACCGAACCGGTCCCGCAGGACAGTATTGGCTGAGCAGGGGCAGCGGCGGAGACGAGTCCTTCGTCGGAGCCTGGGGGGGGCTGCTGCGGGATGGCTACAGGATCTTCGAGGAATCGGTGTCCACCCTCCAAGACGCCATCGCCGAAGGGCTGACCGAGGTCTGGAAGAACGCCTTGACTAATGGTCGGGAAGGGTTCACTGCGGACGTCCAACGGGTGCGTGCACAGTTGACGACCGCCCGTGAGGAGATCACCAAGATGGACATGCTGGAGTCCATCCACGACACCTCACTGGGAGGCCGTGACATTGCCGAACTCCTTGACTCCTACGAGCAGCGGTGGCGTGACACCCAGTGGGCAGTGCTGAACTACACCTCGAACAGTGGCGGTGGTATCGGACTACAGCGTCGGACCCGCCGACTGAACTCCGTTGAACGGGTGGAATTCGATGTCTTCAGCGCCCAACCCCTGATTGACCCGCGTTCCTGGCGACGCCTCAGACTACGGGTCTCTAAGGAGATGGCGTCTGGAACATTCAACCGTTCGGCTGCACTACGTTCCCCGGGAACCCGATTGTTTCGCAGAGGCAACCCACTGATCGACGAGTTGGCTTCTGTGGTCTTCAGCGATGACAGGGGACAGGTTGCGGCCTTCCGTCGCGTGGATCCCTCCCTGGCTGGGCCCCCCGAGCCCTACTTCGGTTTTCTTTATCTTGTGGAGGCCGACATCGAGGAAGCGTTGGAAATTGTTGGTGATTCCACCGCAGCGCAGGCACTGCGCCGCCATGTGGACAGCATCCTGCCGCCGTTCACCCTGACGGTGTGGCTGTCCGGAGATTCGAAGACCCCGGTCACCGATCCTCGACTGCTCGACTGGCTCAACCTGCCCTACGACAAGAAACGCAGAGATCAGAACTACAACAACACCCGCATCGCCGAACTCATCGAACTCTTCAACGGGTGGGACACCTACCGCCTGGCCGCGGAGAGCGCCGAGGAGGCCGCCCGTAGACGCCTGGTCGACATCACCGACATCGATCAGCGTTGCGCGGAGGCACAACACCAGGCCCGGCAGCAGTTGGCGATCGCCCGTGCCCAGGCAGAGGCACGAAAGGCCGCAGGACGCCTTGTGGGTGACGCCGAAAGCTACCTGACCGACGTCGGTGTAGCCGAAGCGTTGATCGAAGGGCTCAGCAAACCCGTAACCCGTGTTGTCTCGGCGAGTTGCCTGGTGCGCGTCGGGTTGGAAAAGGGCAGGGCATGA
- the dpdF gene encoding protein DpdF, translating to MTSDQWTQAQQLFSTWTEGHIIDIPAAGTVRRLRDALNGLRSGATGWRDIAALTRQVLLEAQVRGNDSPLNVPRHPLFPTQEQWLQAHCGVTYGTDEHTLRVWGQPWVPGSLEGSAAEAAESDLRQVYLGLDSPQRRSLTERPGDPFWSATLGEEFQHYLSAGQQQTARSVALAPPGSTTIVCLPTGHGKTFVALAAALLDDRSGVSVIVVPTVVLAIDLERRIRVLAEKRGCPSPTGRYAYTGDLPAEVKERLTSDIRSGRQRVVLAAPEAVTHGLKRPLADAARAGLFRYFVLDEAHLVDQWGNDFRPDFQSIAGLRHSWVSNAPEGRAPRTVAMSATLTDQQITTLRTLFGSPGPVEVIWAKQVRSEPSYYIDQFTNEEERTAAVLKAATLLPRPLVLYVSKRKAAEDWVARLHNAGMHRVARVTGTSSGEQRRDALQGWSGRFSEQDMPTRFDIVVGTSAFGLGVDLPDVRTVVHSCLPETVDRYYQEVGRGGRDGSPSLAYMATAPADIATAESLSQGSIISDEKAWPRWQGMFHSRTEDGAVFHLNLDALPIHLSSGYGRSKRWNIHTLNLMAQAGLIELRESTEPQRGQDEPEASWQRRLQEYYEQSDSRMDVVLVDGRTNEHDYFTARINETRARILDSQRAALEQLHKALRGDRCIGDVFAEYYTVDDHITAPACRGCPHCRRGGPTSDLGFYQKGWEPNPSVVLWSKSHADPLSAFRPPDQACLSIWWDTEEERELLPELLVQLCRRGMPFLGGPGADEATVRRVQRDALPYPVVYDSDQSLVFTHPAPVIWVEDTDHETLTFEAAARFHSPDVLYLLHPRQLRHPERPDQLLADLHTASIPLRTAWKAL from the coding sequence ATGACCAGTGACCAATGGACGCAGGCACAGCAACTCTTCTCCACTTGGACCGAAGGCCATATCATAGACATCCCCGCTGCGGGCACGGTCCGGCGGTTGAGAGACGCGCTCAACGGCCTGCGCTCCGGAGCAACAGGGTGGCGGGACATCGCCGCTCTCACCCGGCAGGTGCTGTTGGAGGCACAGGTTCGTGGCAACGACTCTCCACTGAATGTGCCCCGACATCCGCTGTTTCCCACCCAGGAGCAGTGGCTCCAGGCCCACTGCGGCGTCACCTACGGAACCGATGAACACACCCTGAGGGTGTGGGGCCAACCGTGGGTTCCGGGAAGTCTCGAAGGTTCCGCAGCCGAAGCGGCCGAATCCGACCTGCGTCAGGTGTACCTGGGTCTGGACTCCCCACAACGCCGTTCACTCACCGAGCGCCCAGGAGACCCCTTCTGGTCCGCCACGTTGGGAGAGGAGTTCCAGCACTATCTGTCCGCAGGCCAGCAGCAGACCGCTCGGTCGGTCGCCCTGGCACCTCCCGGCAGCACCACGATCGTCTGCCTGCCCACCGGACACGGCAAAACGTTTGTGGCATTGGCGGCCGCACTGCTGGACGACCGTAGTGGCGTGTCCGTCATCGTTGTGCCCACTGTGGTGCTCGCCATCGATCTGGAACGGCGTATCCGCGTGCTTGCGGAGAAACGTGGCTGTCCGTCGCCTACCGGGCGCTACGCGTACACAGGAGACCTGCCCGCGGAGGTCAAGGAACGCCTGACCTCCGACATCCGCTCCGGTCGGCAACGGGTGGTACTGGCGGCGCCGGAAGCGGTCACACACGGACTCAAGCGACCGTTGGCGGACGCGGCACGGGCGGGGCTGTTCCGCTACTTCGTACTCGACGAGGCACACCTGGTCGACCAGTGGGGTAACGACTTCCGGCCTGACTTCCAGTCCATCGCTGGCCTACGCCACTCCTGGGTGAGCAACGCGCCGGAAGGACGCGCTCCTCGCACCGTGGCGATGAGCGCCACGCTGACCGACCAGCAGATCACTACCCTTCGCACGCTGTTCGGCTCGCCCGGTCCGGTGGAGGTGATCTGGGCGAAGCAGGTACGCAGCGAACCCAGTTACTACATCGACCAGTTCACCAACGAGGAAGAGCGCACAGCGGCGGTGCTGAAGGCGGCCACCCTGCTTCCCCGGCCACTGGTGTTGTACGTGTCCAAGAGAAAAGCAGCCGAGGACTGGGTCGCCCGGCTACACAACGCGGGAATGCACAGAGTCGCCCGGGTCACCGGAACCTCCTCCGGGGAACAACGACGGGACGCCCTTCAGGGGTGGAGTGGCCGGTTCTCTGAGCAGGACATGCCCACCCGGTTCGATATCGTGGTCGGCACTTCGGCATTCGGCCTCGGCGTCGACCTACCTGACGTCCGCACAGTTGTGCACTCCTGTCTTCCTGAAACGGTGGACCGCTACTACCAGGAGGTCGGTAGGGGCGGGCGTGACGGCAGTCCTTCTCTGGCCTACATGGCCACCGCCCCCGCGGACATCGCCACAGCGGAGAGCCTGAGCCAGGGGTCGATCATCTCCGATGAGAAGGCCTGGCCGCGTTGGCAGGGCATGTTCCACAGCCGTACGGAGGACGGCGCGGTGTTCCACCTCAATCTGGACGCTCTACCCATCCACCTTTCTTCCGGTTACGGGCGAAGCAAGCGGTGGAACATACATACGCTCAACCTGATGGCGCAAGCCGGCCTAATCGAACTTCGGGAGTCCACAGAGCCGCAGCGCGGCCAGGATGAACCCGAAGCCAGTTGGCAACGCCGTCTGCAGGAGTACTACGAGCAGTCGGACTCCCGGATGGACGTGGTGCTTGTTGACGGCCGCACGAACGAACACGACTACTTCACCGCTCGGATCAACGAGACTCGGGCGAGGATCCTGGACAGTCAGCGGGCAGCTTTGGAACAGCTCCACAAGGCGTTGCGCGGCGACCGTTGTATCGGCGACGTATTCGCTGAGTACTACACGGTGGACGACCACATCACCGCTCCCGCCTGTCGCGGTTGCCCGCACTGCCGTCGCGGCGGTCCCACATCCGACCTCGGTTTCTATCAGAAGGGGTGGGAACCCAATCCCAGCGTCGTCCTGTGGTCGAAGTCGCACGCGGATCCGCTGTCCGCGTTCCGTCCTCCCGACCAGGCTTGTCTGAGTATCTGGTGGGACACCGAGGAGGAGCGTGAACTACTCCCCGAACTGCTGGTCCAACTCTGTCGTAGGGGAATGCCGTTCCTCGGCGGCCCTGGAGCAGACGAGGCGACAGTCCGTCGCGTCCAGCGGGACGCCCTGCCCTATCCAGTCGTCTACGACAGTGACCAGAGCCTAGTCTTCACCCATCCGGCTCCGGTGATCTGGGTGGAGGACACAGATCACGAAACGCTGACCTTCGAAGCAGCGGCGCGATTCCACAGCCCCGATGTCCTGTACCTGCTGCATCCTCGGCAGTTGCGCCACCCGGAGCGCCCTGATCAACTGTTGGCTGACCTGCATACAGCCAGCATCCCCCTCCGTACAGCCTGGAAAGCCCTGTAA
- the dpdG gene encoding protein DpdG, translated as MTLINVSASIPTLMWPVVRFLASVRKGIDKERARAYLSPPALGDDGKVFDAAVSTLVELGLVEETEGVLSLAASAKELDADNLADFQKVLREAVLAPERNTGLGDDDSHTGPRDLTRALAWYLSLDPSTTALNWAEAQQVQEETSFRPEIGRPLVNNTRWNRFAYWASALGLATPSLLTNDRLVPDCTTAVRQVVQSRWKPGEQLPALQFLHALRAALPVLPGGAYAEAIGLPSPGDAVAGPSLSFALLRGEDEGWLRLDRDADAPQYLSVHSFEQGTSPRSCTSITILEDPRG; from the coding sequence ATGACCCTGATCAACGTCTCCGCTTCGATCCCCACTCTGATGTGGCCGGTCGTACGATTCCTGGCCAGTGTCCGCAAAGGCATCGACAAAGAGCGTGCCCGCGCCTATCTCAGCCCACCGGCACTGGGCGACGACGGGAAGGTTTTCGACGCCGCGGTGAGCACGCTGGTGGAACTCGGACTGGTCGAGGAAACCGAAGGCGTCCTCTCGCTCGCCGCCTCCGCCAAGGAGCTCGACGCAGACAACCTGGCCGACTTCCAGAAGGTACTGCGGGAAGCCGTACTGGCTCCTGAGCGCAACACCGGCCTTGGGGATGACGACAGCCACACCGGGCCTCGGGACCTGACACGGGCCCTTGCCTGGTACCTCTCCCTGGACCCGAGTACTACCGCACTCAACTGGGCGGAGGCCCAACAGGTGCAGGAAGAAACCTCTTTCCGCCCTGAAATCGGACGCCCCCTCGTGAACAACACCCGGTGGAATCGTTTCGCGTACTGGGCTTCCGCACTCGGCTTGGCGACACCGTCGCTACTGACGAACGACCGTCTCGTCCCAGACTGCACCACCGCGGTCCGGCAGGTGGTCCAGAGCAGGTGGAAACCTGGAGAGCAACTCCCCGCACTGCAGTTTCTGCACGCTCTCCGTGCTGCCCTGCCTGTCCTGCCCGGCGGAGCCTACGCGGAAGCCATCGGCCTCCCCTCCCCCGGCGATGCGGTCGCCGGTCCTTCCCTCTCCTTCGCCCTGCTTCGCGGCGAGGACGAAGGCTGGCTCCGCCTGGACCGAGACGCCGACGCTCCGCAGTACCTCAGCGTGCACTCCTTCGAACAGGGCACCTCCCCCCGCTCCTGCACCTCGATCACCATTCTGGAGGACCCCCGTGGCTGA
- the dpdH gene encoding protein DpdH encodes MADVFRGYLCWDLEKAATTINTEAVSPSAAVFLATHAPLRIRRSHIQGRDLVSTDTMVNEHEVLRDFLERRPDTGTLLMPIIGDSGSGKSHLVRWVKERFPRSDRHHVIYLEKAKTSLKAVIETLLEGVNDKNLDRLREDIRSFSTRMDAEALARRLVNSLNEALAATKPAELSGAARALAGPGGLAILLQDPHIQEHMLQQDKFIPQFAERLLHDRREGVQERPPAFTVDDLPLNVNDVGQAAQVSQKLLKLLLSRSELRTAAVDLLNKHWEAAVKSVSSLSSGRLHEAMLQVRQAYARQGKEIVLLIEDFALIQGVQRDLLDAITEAANRYGNAQYAPIRTLMAVTKGYFREFLPETAISRISAATMGYVYDLDVPFNETDTGTEVIASFVGRYLNAARVGRTELERRGPDDVPNACEECPFQEPCHEGFGATAEGYGLYPFNRSALVRTVHSVAPKEEPWAFVPRTVLGSVIRPVLVEHADALAKGAFPDNRFRDRFPLTDIDSPLPENVGEFVAAVDELDGERRKNVLEMWADAPHNPHHVPPTVLEAFGLPPLPQRDDRSFTETASLPKPRNTAVESAPKSTAPETDIPASIRRKLQTISDWNSRKKLLPQEEAREIRTIIVDTIRRRYLWLSPPLREQSTDVIRRALPPKSTSVSIEGANAENLPGVENAPVRFRRTAANSLFFQNLILANNNVGRPRSEDMRRLASFAEEKTDVLMTAIQRHLGTSDDDLVLGLRASLLGAALAGQATPDMTEPELLSAAFDYGQDWERGDTAIRSAGWTRTLGRHLEHRKLLVDTLRSSLGVAQGTGSVRMIDAARALPLLRRATEKWEWELEGRRLPEWMSKAVGNFSSWNQWMEEHAELLRGRLQEIRRRLPRGVNGRETVKAVETALNEARKVGLLSALSPGDLARLQELLPRLAKANWQVVSHLETDLERAANEKHSPNQRRLSLISAVTRDRGSVLTDIQEFLTISDRWLDSALVQATNRSGSLGDAAARELQEVMAEWASLISQEGEQDR; translated from the coding sequence GTGGCTGACGTCTTCCGCGGCTATCTGTGCTGGGACTTGGAGAAGGCTGCGACGACCATCAACACCGAGGCGGTCAGCCCATCCGCAGCGGTGTTCCTGGCCACGCACGCTCCGCTGCGCATCCGGCGTTCCCACATCCAGGGCCGTGACCTGGTGTCCACCGACACGATGGTGAACGAGCACGAGGTGCTCCGCGACTTCCTGGAACGGCGGCCGGACACGGGGACGCTGCTGATGCCGATCATCGGTGACTCCGGCTCCGGAAAGTCGCACCTGGTGCGCTGGGTCAAGGAGCGGTTTCCGCGTTCGGACAGGCACCATGTGATCTATCTGGAGAAGGCCAAGACCAGCCTGAAAGCGGTCATCGAAACGCTGTTGGAGGGAGTGAACGACAAGAACCTGGACAGGTTGCGCGAGGACATCCGGTCTTTCAGCACCAGGATGGACGCAGAGGCACTGGCCCGCCGTCTGGTCAACTCCCTCAATGAGGCTCTCGCCGCCACAAAACCCGCCGAACTCTCAGGCGCGGCCCGTGCCCTGGCGGGGCCCGGCGGACTCGCCATCCTGCTTCAGGACCCGCACATCCAGGAGCACATGCTCCAGCAGGACAAGTTCATTCCGCAGTTCGCGGAACGGCTACTCCACGACCGTAGGGAAGGCGTCCAAGAACGCCCTCCGGCCTTCACCGTCGACGACCTGCCCTTGAATGTCAACGACGTGGGCCAGGCTGCCCAGGTGTCGCAGAAACTACTCAAACTCCTCCTGTCCAGATCGGAGTTGCGTACTGCTGCGGTGGACCTGCTGAACAAGCATTGGGAAGCCGCCGTCAAAAGCGTGTCCAGCCTCAGTTCCGGGCGACTGCACGAAGCCATGCTGCAGGTACGGCAGGCCTATGCCCGCCAGGGCAAAGAGATTGTGCTGCTCATCGAGGACTTCGCGCTGATCCAGGGCGTGCAACGGGACCTGCTGGACGCGATCACCGAGGCGGCCAACCGCTACGGCAATGCCCAGTACGCACCGATTCGCACCCTGATGGCGGTGACCAAAGGCTACTTCCGCGAGTTCCTACCCGAAACCGCGATCAGCCGCATCTCGGCCGCCACCATGGGTTACGTCTACGACCTCGACGTTCCTTTCAACGAAACGGACACCGGAACGGAAGTCATCGCCTCCTTCGTCGGCCGCTACCTCAATGCCGCCCGGGTGGGCCGCACTGAACTGGAGCGCCGTGGCCCCGACGACGTCCCCAACGCCTGTGAGGAATGCCCGTTCCAGGAACCCTGTCACGAAGGATTCGGCGCCACCGCCGAGGGATACGGCCTCTACCCTTTCAACCGGAGCGCCTTGGTCCGCACGGTGCACTCGGTGGCTCCCAAAGAGGAGCCCTGGGCATTCGTGCCGCGCACAGTTCTGGGCAGTGTCATCCGACCGGTGCTGGTGGAGCATGCCGATGCCCTGGCCAAGGGGGCCTTCCCCGACAACCGGTTCCGTGACCGTTTCCCACTCACCGATATCGACAGCCCGCTTCCTGAGAACGTCGGTGAGTTTGTCGCCGCAGTCGACGAACTGGACGGCGAACGCCGGAAGAACGTGTTGGAGATGTGGGCGGACGCACCCCACAACCCCCACCACGTGCCACCAACCGTACTCGAGGCGTTCGGTCTTCCTCCCCTACCGCAACGGGACGACCGGTCCTTCACTGAGACAGCGTCTCTCCCGAAGCCCAGGAACACCGCTGTCGAGTCCGCACCCAAAAGCACCGCCCCCGAAACCGACATTCCAGCGTCCATCCGTCGCAAGTTGCAGACGATCAGCGACTGGAACTCCCGCAAAAAACTCCTCCCCCAAGAGGAGGCCCGGGAGATACGTACGATCATCGTGGACACCATCAGACGTCGCTATCTCTGGCTGTCGCCACCCCTGCGGGAACAGTCCACGGACGTCATCCGCAGGGCGCTGCCCCCCAAATCCACCAGTGTCTCCATCGAGGGGGCGAACGCCGAGAATCTGCCCGGCGTCGAGAACGCTCCCGTCCGGTTCCGCCGCACTGCGGCCAACAGCCTCTTCTTCCAGAACCTCATCCTGGCAAACAACAACGTCGGTCGTCCGCGCTCCGAGGACATGCGCCGTCTGGCCTCTTTCGCGGAGGAGAAGACCGACGTGCTCATGACCGCTATCCAGCGCCACCTCGGCACCTCCGACGACGACCTGGTACTGGGACTGCGGGCTTCCCTGCTCGGTGCCGCACTGGCTGGACAAGCGACTCCGGACATGACCGAACCCGAACTGCTGTCCGCTGCATTCGACTACGGTCAGGACTGGGAGCGCGGCGACACGGCCATCCGTTCCGCGGGATGGACGAGAACTCTGGGACGCCATTTGGAACACCGGAAACTCCTCGTAGACACCCTGCGTTCCAGCCTGGGCGTCGCCCAGGGCACCGGCTCGGTGCGCATGATCGACGCTGCCCGTGCCCTGCCGCTACTGCGCCGCGCCACCGAGAAGTGGGAATGGGAACTGGAGGGGCGTCGCCTTCCCGAGTGGATGTCCAAAGCGGTGGGCAATTTCTCCTCCTGGAACCAATGGATGGAGGAGCACGCCGAACTGCTCCGCGGCCGCCTGCAGGAGATCCGGCGACGGCTCCCCAGGGGCGTCAACGGCCGTGAAACCGTGAAAGCCGTGGAGACCGCGCTCAACGAAGCCCGCAAGGTGGGACTGCTGTCCGCCCTGTCACCGGGAGACCTCGCTCGCCTACAAGAGTTGCTGCCCCGCCTCGCCAAAGCGAACTGGCAGGTCGTCTCCCACCTGGAGACGGATCTGGAACGGGCCGCGAATGAGAAACATTCCCCGAACCAGCGCCGACTCTCACTGATCAGCGCGGTGACGCGAGACCGCGGTTCGGTATTGACCGACATCCAGGAGTTCCTGACCATCTCCGATCGGTGGCTCGACTCGGCACTGGTTCAGGCGACAAACCGCAGTGGCTCGTTGGGCGACGCCGCGGCCCGCGAACTCCAGGAAGTCATGGCGGAATGGGCCTCGTTGATCAGTCAGGAAGGTGAGCAGGACCGGTGA